In a genomic window of Occallatibacter riparius:
- a CDS encoding ABC transporter ATP-binding protein, translated as MRDVPTGSVAFDEVSKAFGPKQVLRNVSFEIRQGEIVCILGRSGTGKSVTLKLLMALLKPDQGKIWVDGDEITGMREAELSKVRRKMGFLFQDAALFDSLSLYENLALPLQRLTGKSKDEIDAVVDSVLKQVGLAGDKLKRPSELSGGMRKRAGLARALVLEPKILLADEPSSGLDRITASEIDDLFLRQRAASNTTILIVTHDVHGARKVGDRFAVFDKGDLAAFGTAAEVERSDHETARRLISEG; from the coding sequence ATGAGAGACGTGCCCACAGGATCCGTGGCTTTTGACGAAGTATCCAAGGCGTTTGGCCCCAAGCAGGTGCTCCGGAACGTTTCGTTTGAGATTCGACAGGGAGAGATTGTTTGCATCCTCGGGAGAAGCGGGACGGGGAAGAGCGTGACACTCAAACTGCTCATGGCATTGCTGAAACCCGACCAAGGAAAGATTTGGGTCGATGGAGACGAAATCACCGGTATGAGGGAGGCGGAACTGTCGAAGGTGCGGCGGAAGATGGGTTTCCTATTTCAAGACGCGGCTCTGTTCGATTCGCTCTCACTCTACGAGAACCTGGCGTTGCCGCTTCAACGATTGACTGGCAAATCGAAAGACGAGATCGATGCCGTAGTGGATAGCGTGCTGAAACAAGTGGGCCTGGCAGGCGACAAACTCAAGAGACCGTCGGAGCTATCGGGCGGAATGCGCAAGCGTGCGGGCCTCGCGCGCGCGCTGGTTCTAGAGCCAAAGATCCTACTGGCTGATGAGCCAAGCAGTGGTCTCGATAGGATTACAGCCTCCGAGATTGACGACCTCTTTCTACGGCAACGAGCTGCCAGTAACACAACTATCCTGATCGTCACTCATGACGTCCACGGGGCCAGGAAGGTTGGAGATCGTTTCGCAGTCTTCGACAAGGGCGATCTGGCCGCATTCGGAACAGCTGCAGAGGTAGAACGCAGCGACCACGAAACCGCACGGAGACTTATTTCGGAAGGATAG
- a CDS encoding MlaD family protein produces the protein MNRSVAVGLFVLIGFALFTAGLFLIGNRHEAFQKHLTLYTEFADLSGLAKGSKVEVGGMDAGRIEEISIPNSPSSKFRVRFRIIDTFRGLVRKDSVASITTAGLVGDTYLSVGPGSSASPSAVPNSTLGSKEPIELADLVGQAKGTIADVDETVKNANGLLTSVGGNLNVTLGTARGTLIDVDDVVGGLKRGEGPAGMLLHDPEVASSIRRTIANTEQVTSSLRITADQTNALVNDVSSRSIPQKIDDVLVSVRDAASNLDSTTKAVQTTIAELTQPDEHGVAAGVNLRDAISNVSTATGNMAEDSEALKHNLLTRGFFRKRGYYTLTNISPAVYRRDRLSASPGNHRSWLGTDQLFHQASNGTEELSSAGKELIDQELAKYGDAVVSHPIMVEGYSAGTNTVEKIETSRARAILVRNYILSRFHLESMSVGAVALDDQPPKGAGRTTWNGVSIVLLSRAR, from the coding sequence ATGAATCGTAGTGTCGCTGTTGGACTCTTTGTTCTGATCGGATTTGCATTGTTTACGGCAGGCCTGTTTCTCATCGGGAACCGCCATGAGGCCTTCCAAAAGCATCTCACGCTCTACACCGAATTCGCCGACCTCTCAGGTCTGGCTAAAGGGTCGAAAGTGGAGGTGGGAGGCATGGACGCTGGCCGGATCGAAGAGATCTCTATTCCCAACTCACCGTCATCAAAGTTCCGAGTCAGATTTCGGATCATTGACACGTTTCGCGGGCTGGTCCGCAAGGATTCGGTTGCGTCGATCACTACCGCAGGCTTGGTTGGAGACACGTATCTTTCGGTTGGTCCGGGAAGCAGTGCTTCGCCGTCCGCGGTACCAAATTCGACGCTCGGGAGCAAAGAGCCGATCGAATTGGCCGACCTTGTAGGCCAAGCCAAAGGAACGATCGCTGACGTAGACGAAACGGTGAAGAATGCCAATGGATTGCTGACATCTGTGGGGGGAAACTTGAACGTGACGCTGGGGACTGCACGCGGAACGTTGATCGATGTCGATGATGTTGTCGGAGGACTCAAACGCGGGGAAGGGCCTGCAGGAATGCTGCTCCACGACCCGGAAGTCGCCAGTTCGATCAGACGTACCATCGCGAACACCGAACAGGTGACGTCCAGTTTGCGCATTACAGCGGACCAAACCAACGCACTGGTCAATGATGTCTCTTCGCGGAGCATCCCTCAGAAGATTGATGACGTTCTTGTATCCGTACGAGACGCAGCATCAAACTTGGACTCGACTACCAAAGCAGTGCAAACAACGATAGCGGAACTCACACAGCCGGACGAACATGGTGTCGCGGCCGGAGTCAATTTGCGCGACGCAATCTCTAATGTGAGTACTGCTACAGGAAACATGGCCGAGGACTCGGAGGCGCTAAAGCACAATCTTCTGACTCGCGGCTTCTTCCGCAAGCGCGGTTACTACACCCTTACCAACATCTCTCCGGCCGTTTACCGGCGTGACCGGCTATCCGCAAGCCCGGGTAATCATCGGAGTTGGCTTGGTACGGACCAGCTCTTTCATCAGGCTAGCAATGGCACAGAGGAACTGAGCTCAGCCGGCAAAGAGCTGATTGACCAAGAATTGGCAAAGTATGGGGATGCGGTTGTGAGCCATCCGATTATGGTGGAAGGCTATTCGGCCGGCACAAACACAGTTGAAAAAATAGAGACTTCACGGGCGCGTGCAATCCTGGTCCGCAACTATATTCTGTCGCGGTTTCATCTAGAGTCAATGTCAGTTGGAGCGGTCGCACTCGATGACCAGCCACCTAAAGGGGCCGGCCGCACAACCTGGAATGGCGTTTCAATCGTTCTGCTGTCAAGGGCGCGTTAG
- a CDS encoding MlaE family ABC transporter permease, with protein sequence MPNPIEFVGNVNLFGFRTMRDALRRPFEVAQILRQIAEIGAKSLPLVISSGFALGMVMTLHTRGTLVTFGAEALIPTVQSLGFFVEIGPLVTALLVSGRVGSGIGAVLANMRATEQIDGIESLSIDAFKFLVVPRVIACVISMPLLTLFADFAGLLGGFVSEHSSSGMSFSLYLSRAFANLELSNFILPTSKTAVFGLIIGTVSSYFGYTTNEGSQGVGRAATNSVVVSSLLIIFVDVVLVKCIFFLLPENAL encoded by the coding sequence ATGCCAAATCCAATCGAATTCGTTGGGAACGTCAACCTGTTCGGATTTCGAACGATGAGGGACGCCCTTCGCAGGCCTTTCGAAGTTGCTCAGATCCTGCGCCAGATAGCCGAGATTGGAGCGAAGTCGTTGCCTCTCGTGATCTCTTCGGGCTTCGCGTTAGGAATGGTCATGACGCTCCATACTCGGGGTACCTTGGTGACTTTCGGGGCAGAAGCGCTCATTCCAACCGTGCAGTCGTTGGGCTTCTTTGTCGAGATCGGACCGCTCGTCACCGCACTCCTGGTTTCGGGTCGTGTCGGCTCCGGAATCGGAGCCGTGCTAGCGAACATGCGGGCAACAGAACAAATCGATGGCATCGAATCGCTGTCGATTGATGCCTTCAAATTCCTCGTTGTTCCGCGCGTAATCGCGTGTGTCATCTCGATGCCACTGCTCACTCTCTTCGCCGATTTTGCGGGACTTTTGGGTGGATTCGTATCGGAGCACTCGTCTTCGGGAATGTCGTTCTCACTTTACCTGTCCCGTGCATTTGCAAACCTCGAGCTGTCGAACTTCATTTTGCCCACTTCCAAGACTGCTGTGTTCGGCTTAATTATCGGTACAGTTTCGTCGTACTTCGGTTACACCACCAACGAGGGCTCGCAAGGTGTCGGCCGGGCAGCAACCAACAGCGTGGTCGTCTCTTCTTTGCTCATCATTTTCGTGGACGTGGTCTTGGTGAAGTGCATCTTCTTCCTATTGCCGGAGAATGCGCTATGA